In Ilumatobacter fluminis, the following proteins share a genomic window:
- the cofE gene encoding coenzyme F420-0:L-glutamate ligase, which yields MSGVSILPVVGLPEIEAGADLAAMIAALEPLADGDVVVITSKIVSKAEGCATELDGVIPSTFAVEWGERWEKDPRVVEVVLRESNRIVRQIGPVLITETKHGFVCANSGVDQSSSGAHDRILTLPVDPDASARRARDRFAELGVRVAVVVTDTFGRPWREGQTDIAIGVAGINPLRSYIGEVDPHGHEFRVQEICVADELAAAGELVKGNTSRVPVAVIRGFEFEFDDEATMAPVIRDSSRDLFR from the coding sequence GTGTCCGGAGTGTCGATCCTTCCCGTCGTCGGTCTGCCCGAGATCGAAGCCGGCGCCGACCTGGCGGCGATGATCGCGGCCCTCGAGCCGCTGGCCGACGGCGACGTGGTCGTCATCACCTCCAAGATCGTGTCGAAGGCGGAGGGGTGTGCGACCGAGCTCGACGGGGTCATCCCGTCGACGTTCGCCGTCGAGTGGGGCGAGCGATGGGAGAAGGACCCCCGGGTGGTCGAAGTCGTGTTGAGGGAGTCGAACCGCATCGTCCGCCAGATCGGACCGGTCCTGATCACCGAGACCAAGCACGGGTTCGTGTGCGCCAACTCGGGTGTCGACCAGTCGTCGAGCGGTGCCCACGACCGGATCCTGACCCTGCCGGTCGATCCCGATGCGTCGGCGCGCCGGGCTCGCGACCGCTTCGCCGAACTTGGTGTGCGCGTCGCCGTCGTCGTCACCGACACCTTCGGCCGACCGTGGCGCGAAGGCCAGACCGACATCGCGATCGGCGTCGCCGGCATCAACCCGCTCCGGTCGTACATCGGCGAGGTCGATCCCCACGGTCACGAGTTCCGCGTGCAGGAGATCTGCGTCGCCGACGAGCTGGCGGCCGCCGGCGAACTGGTCAAGGGCAACACCAGTCGCGTGCCCGTCGCCGTCATCCGCGGCTTCGAGTTCGAGTTCGACGACGAGGCCACGATGGCCCCCGTCATCCGTGACTCCAGTCGCGACCTCTTCCGCTGA
- a CDS encoding alpha/beta fold hydrolase produces MGAHGMHVHPSDDVTIDYYAAGEGPAVVLVHGITESRRTWDPLFPMFLQAGYRVILIDLRGHGDSSKVAPYDLATMAGDVGAVLAAEGLDDALLVGHSLGGAVVSAYAAGGPCRGVVNVDQPLLLSGFKAMLADLEPALKGSPEEFDGAISAIFDGMAGPLAGHERQRVDTLRGGDQDVVLGVWDLVFTASADELDAVVDGVVGSISAPYLSLHGIDPGPEYAEWLTSKLPSATVEVWADQGHYPHLIEPQRFVERVRAFDPAV; encoded by the coding sequence ATGGGCGCCCATGGCATGCACGTTCACCCCTCCGACGACGTCACGATCGACTACTACGCGGCGGGGGAGGGGCCGGCGGTCGTGCTGGTGCACGGCATCACCGAGAGCCGCCGAACCTGGGATCCGCTGTTCCCGATGTTCCTCCAGGCCGGCTACCGGGTCATCCTGATCGACCTCCGGGGTCACGGCGATTCGTCGAAGGTGGCGCCGTACGACCTCGCCACGATGGCCGGCGACGTCGGCGCCGTGCTCGCTGCCGAGGGGCTCGACGACGCCCTGCTCGTCGGGCACTCGCTCGGCGGTGCCGTCGTGTCGGCCTACGCCGCCGGCGGGCCGTGTCGGGGTGTCGTCAACGTCGACCAGCCGCTGCTGCTGTCTGGCTTCAAGGCGATGCTCGCCGATCTCGAACCGGCGTTGAAGGGATCACCGGAGGAGTTCGACGGTGCGATCTCCGCGATCTTCGACGGGATGGCCGGCCCGCTCGCCGGCCATGAACGCCAGCGGGTCGACACGCTCCGCGGCGGCGACCAGGACGTCGTGCTCGGCGTGTGGGACCTCGTGTTCACCGCCAGCGCCGACGAGCTCGACGCGGTCGTCGACGGCGTGGTCGGCTCGATCTCGGCGCCGTACCTGTCGCTGCACGGCATCGACCCCGGCCCCGAGTACGCCGAGTGGCTGACGAGCAAGCTGCCGTCCGCGACTGTCGAGGTCTGGGCCGACCAGGGCCACTACCCGCACCTCATCGAGCCGCAGCGGTTCGTTGAGCGAGTGCGAGCGTTCGACCCGGCCGTCTGA
- a CDS encoding 5' nucleotidase, NT5C type gives MRLGIDLDGVVADFNAGWIKLHRDEFGSDLHPEMVTTWDGLHQLGGFADMNAFWAWARGNDDRPSIFRHLEVYPDALDTLHRLDRAGHDIVIVTTKPVWARQDTLRWLADNELPTSEVHMTFTKHEVACDVYLDDSPEVVPSLVRHRPEATVCRFIRPWNHPVEGATDVTSWADFHQVVTERSS, from the coding sequence ATGCGTCTCGGGATCGATCTGGATGGTGTGGTGGCCGACTTCAACGCGGGGTGGATCAAGCTGCACCGCGACGAGTTCGGCAGCGATCTGCATCCGGAGATGGTCACCACCTGGGACGGGCTGCACCAGCTCGGCGGCTTCGCCGACATGAACGCCTTCTGGGCGTGGGCCCGCGGCAACGACGACCGGCCGTCGATCTTCCGCCATCTCGAGGTCTATCCCGATGCCCTCGACACCCTGCACCGCCTCGACCGAGCGGGCCACGACATCGTGATCGTCACCACGAAGCCGGTCTGGGCCCGACAGGACACCCTGCGCTGGCTCGCCGACAACGAGCTGCCGACGAGTGAGGTGCACATGACGTTCACCAAGCACGAGGTGGCGTGCGACGTCTACCTCGACGACAGCCCCGAGGTCGTCCCGAGCCTGGTGCGCCACCGACCGGAAGCCACGGTGTGCCGCTTCATCCGACCCTGGAACCACCCCGTCGAGGGGGCGACCGACGTCACCTCATGGGCTGATTTCCACCAGGTCGTTACCGAGCGTTCATCGTGA